In Methanomicrobiales archaeon, a single window of DNA contains:
- a CDS encoding transcriptional regulator, whose translation MKVPCQIIVWDVLPAIRAAIAEELVRSGVSQLEAARMLDMAPSAVSQYLSKKRGYRIVFEEEVKTSIRQLAQDLRDGRVQDLGNRICEICQQLRGEDGGEGPCGM comes from the coding sequence ATGAAAGTCCCCTGCCAGATTATCGTATGGGATGTGCTTCCGGCGATTCGGGCGGCAATCGCCGAAGAACTGGTACGAAGCGGCGTCTCTCAGCTCGAGGCGGCACGGATGCTGGATATGGCCCCCTCCGCGGTCTCGCAGTACCTCTCGAAGAAGCGCGGATACCGCATCGTTTTCGAGGAGGAGGTGAAGACCTCCATCCGCCAGCTGGCGCAGGACCTCAGGGACGGTAGAGTGCAGGACCTGGGAAACCGCATCTGCGAGATCTGCCAGCAGCTCCGGGGAGAGGACGGCGGTGAAGGCCCCTGTGGCATGTAG